From Anopheles darlingi chromosome 2, idAnoDarlMG_H_01, whole genome shotgun sequence, the proteins below share one genomic window:
- the LOC125948365 gene encoding membrane-associated progesterone receptor component 1-like, which translates to MGDEAVTSAPVTPEDGAAGESGLLYGIVNEIISSPLNLVLVGVITILLYKIIRSRQQPTTLPEPEPELPRLRRDFTVSELKAYDGTQPDGRLLVAVNGTVYDVTKGKRFYGPGGPYSAFGGRDASRGLATFKVTSSSEDQYDDLSDLNASEMETVREWEQQFKEKYIVVGKLLKPGEQPTNYSDEVEQGAADGAGEQPRT; encoded by the coding sequence ATGGGCGACGAAGCGGTGACGTCGGCTCCGGTTACGCCGGAGGACGGAGCGGCGGGCGAGAGTGGGTTGTTGTACGGGATCGTGAACGAGATCATCAGCAGCCCGCTGAACCTGGTGCTCGTCGGCGTCATCACGATTTTGCTCTACAAAATCATCCGCAGCCGTCAGCAGCCGACGACACTGCCcgagccggaaccggaactgcCGCGTCTACGACGCGATTTCACCGTCAGCGAGCTGAAGGCGTACGACGGTACGCAGCCGGACGGCCGTCTGTTGGTCGCCGTTAACGGTACCGTGTACGACGTGACGAAGGGCAAACGTTTCTACGGGCCCGGTGGACCTTATTCGGCCTTCGGCGGACGCGACGCCTCCCGCGGATTGGCGACATTCAAAGTGACCAGCTCGAGCGAGGACCAGTACGACGATCTGAGCGATCTGAACGCCAGCGAGATGGAGACGGTGCGCGAGTGGGAGCAGCAGTTCAAGGAGAAGTACATCGTGGTTGGCAAGCTGCTGAAACCGGGCGAGCAACCGACCAACTATTCGGACGAGGTGGAACAGGGGGCAGCTGATGGCGCCGGGGAGCAGCCACGGACCTGA